A single Fusarium oxysporum Fo47 chromosome IV, complete sequence DNA region contains:
- a CDS encoding S-adenosyl-L-methionine-dependent methyltransferase, with the protein MAPKKDGQSAKATGAPEGFTPERFEKELKELATKAKEDTFAKRFMGQALVYFQTLLLLGLLGVASSASQLNLSPIFGSIPSAVTHTTALKAACFIGWAGNLMLRMALPMSTSQLLPVIALNIPAIQFLLGTFTDRLGSWWGPLIIEGFTLFPLAIVSAASVADVLEDADLSALPKFVADAAPGIVSWGLFRLAENQSMEKLQGVVGSTFVFTRVGIELVLGAIYAIMAPSKYLVLAIPALLHTAVLNTHVMTPMATEALNSTLTAQNWTLLERRESLTGYVSVIESLERGYRVMRCDHSLLGGQWVQLNGRRVSEPIYGVFVMLEAVRLVEREAPLPDSEASALVIGLGIGTTPSAFVSHGIDTTVVEIDPVVYEFAQKYFDLRENNPAAVADAVSYTADLVKQSKTYDYIVHDVFTGGAEPVDLFTLEFLQGLGDLLKDDGVIAINYAGDFGLPTPQLIYRTIKKVFPSCRIFRESPRDEANVEKWGSDFTNMVIFCRKTPREVTFRNPKQKDFLRSQVRQALLLPKYEIKEQVFLEDEATDVLNKNETSKVTKWHQDSAAGHWKIMRSVLPGTIWEQW; encoded by the exons ATGGCTCCCAAAAAGGACGGTCAATCGGCCAAGGCGACTGGCGCGCCTGAAGGCTTCACGCCAGAACGGTTTGAAAAGGAACTCAAGGAACTTGcgaccaaggccaaggaagATACTTTTGCGAAGCGGTTCATGGGTCAAGCGCTTGTTTACTTCCAGACTCTTTTGCTTCTCGGTTTGTTAGGTGTCGCGTCGAGCGCGTCGCAGCTCAACCTGTCCCCTATCTTTGGGTCCATCCCTTCTGCTGTCACGCACACAACTGCGCTCAAGGCGGCTTGCTTTATCGGTTGGGCCGGCAATTTGATGCTCCGCATGGCTCTTCCTATGTCGACTTCTCAGCTTCTCCCAGTCATCGCCCTTAATATCCCGGCTatccagtttcttctcggGACCTTCACTGACCGTCTTGGCTCTTGGTGGGGTCCTCTCATTATCGAGGGTTTCACCTTGTTCCCCCTGGCCATCGTTTCGGCAGCCTCCGTGGCCGATGTTCTTGAGGACGCTGACCTGAGCGCACTGCCCAAATTCGTCGCAGATGCGGCGCCTGGCATTGTCTCGTGGGGTCTGTTTAGACTTGCTGAGAACCAGTCCATGGAAAAGCTGCAGGGTGTTGTTGGGAGTACCTTTGTGTTTACTCGTGTGGGTATTGAGCTTGTCTTGGGAGCCATTTATGCTATTATGGCACCATCCAAGTATCTCGTTTTGGCTATCCCTGCGCTATTACACACGGCAGTCTTAAACACCCACGTTATGACACCCATGGCTACCGAAGCTCTTAACAGTACCTTGACAGCTCAGAATTGGACACTGTTGGAGCGCCGCGAATCGTTGACTGGCTATGTGTCAGTCATCGAGAGCCTGGAGAGAGGTTATCGTGTAATGCGCTGTGATCATAGTCTTCTTGGAGGTCAGTGGGTTCAGCTCAATGGTCGAAGAGTATCCGAGCCGATTTACGGTGTTTTTGTCATGCTCGAAGCTGTCCGTCTTGTTGAGCGGGAGGCTCCCCTGCCTGACAGCGAAGCTAGCGCCCTTGTTAT TGGCCTTGGTATTGGAACTACCCCTTCTGCCTTTGTTTCTCACGGCATTGACACTACCGTGGTTGAGATTGATCCAGTGGTTTATGAGTTCGCTCAAAAATACTTTGATCTTCGGGAGAACAACCCTGCTGCCGTCGCCGATGCTGTCTCTTATACAGCTGACTTGGTGAAGCAATCCAAGACCTATGACTACATTGTTCACGATGTGTTCACTGGTGGTGCTGAGCCTGTTGACCTCTTTACTCTCGAGTTCCTCCAAGGATTGGGAGACTTGCTGAAGGATGATGGAGTCATTGCTATT AACTATGCTGGTGACTTTGGCCTTCCTACACCTCAGCTCATCTACCGCACCATCAAGAAGGTTTTCCCCTCCTGCCGTATCTTCCGTGAGAGCCCACGAGATGAGGCCAACGTCGAGAAGTGGGGAAGCGACTTCACCAACATGGTCATCTTCTGCCGCAAGACCCCCAGAGAGGTCACCTTCCGCAATCCCAAGCAAAAGGATTTTCTCCGAAGCCAAGTTCGGCAGGCTTTGCTATTGCCCAAGTATGAGATTAAGGAGCAGGTCttccttgaagatgaggctaCGGATGTCCTCAACAAGAACGAAACGAGCAAGGTTACCAAGTGGCACCAGGACAGCGCTGCTGGACACTGGAAGATCATGCGATCTGTGCTACCTGGAACGATCTGGGAGCAGTGGTAG
- a CDS encoding fungal-specific transcription factor domain-containing protein codes for MSPQSSAPVQRTAPIAIAPKPPRPEPSAYRQDSFHRLEMGHGVASSAPVEGSSFNASSIPPCLSCRYSRVNCILNDDDDCCIQCQAAGSECSLSSSPQSRKRKLHGEASDDIIGKRSSPGLASRRRNHNSSLSSTAASSSFLEEMANVGGPTMLKRTLGLQDDRYSQYIGPTTDFEPSLINLSSFDPHDESLLSRGTLRKVSEHDTFLMLPDSSTPGHEHVTQDADHVESIVAPHGRRLIDIYFRVVHPGFPIIQKHVFMEKYERSYREFSPPLLAAVYILAINWWDQSEELAGLPRPNVRELESIVRTTLDEATFRPKLSTIQAGLLLSQRPEGDQWAPTAQLVALGHELGLHLDCTGWKIPPWEKGLRKRLAWALYMQDKWGALVHGRPSHIFATNWGVQPLTANDFPDVEWDENDPEEKLDIEKGRVLFTRVVQLSEILSEILDTFYTLQAMNTVANAGKQGTQLVLSLAKPIQLKLKEWYGGLPQLIRLDSSYSSLNPSSNRLSSIGYLHLAYFAAEITLHRRIIRSLASPSSSVDSYVQHICRSAAKARLISAMDFVNRLGPNHLRSFWYFASKTNFALIGTFGSLLWATSPGREEADWYRRRLGEYRWTLSVSSKPGEGKGLTEFAMTMLDISTGLLKQLPEKPSMSRNGSHADLSVSAPPIFSGGILDSLGTRPSAPEMSAMYSPRTDDEEEEEEIDSSDDDMEDYPTRM; via the exons ATGTCTCCCCAGTCCTCAGCCCCGGTCCAGAGGACGGCGCCTATCGCCATTGCTCCTAAACCTCCTCGGCCAGAGCCATCTGCTTATCGCCAGGACAGCTTCCATAGGCTCGAGATGGGTCACGGAGTCGCCAGCTCTGCACCCGTTGAAGGTTCATCCTTCAACGCCTCCTCCATCCCACCTTGTCTATCATGTCGGTACTCTCGCGTCAACTGCATCCTtaacgacgacgacgactgTTGCATCCAGTGCCAAGCTGCGGGTTCCGAATGTTCCCTTTCATCCAGCCCTCAGTCCCGAAAAAGGAAGCTTCATGGTGAGGCTAGTGATGATATTATCGGGAAAAGAAG TTCACCGGGTCTCGCATCTAGGCGACGAAACCATAACTCAAGCCTTTCCAGCACCGCCGCTAGCAGTTCGTTCCTGGAGGAGATGGCCAATGTTGGCGGCCCGACCATGCTTAAACGTACGCTCGGCCTCCAGGATGATCGCTACAGCCAGTACATTGGTCCTACTACAGACTTTGAACCTtcactcatcaacctctcctCCTTTGATCCCCATGACGAAAGTCTACTATCAAGAGGCACTCTTCGCAAAGTCAGCGAACACGATACTTTCTTGATGCTTCCTGACTCCAGCACTCCAGGACACGAACATGTGACGCAAGACGCCGATCATGTCGAATCCATCGTGGCACCCCATGGCAGACGTCTCATCGACATATACTTTCGAGTCGTGCACCCAGGATTTCCTATCATCCAAAAACATGTCTTCATGGAAAAGTATGAAAGATCTTACCGAGAGTTTTCACCACCATTACTAGCAGCTGTGTACATCCTTGCCATCAATTGGTGGGACCAAAGTGAGGAACTGGCTGGTTTGCCACGACCCAATGTTAGAGAGCTCGAGAGCATCGTCCGTACAactcttgatgaagccacTTTTCGACCCAAGCTTTCAACTATTCAGGCCGGTCTACTTCTTTCCCAGAGGCCCGAGGGTGACCAGTGGGCCCCTACCGCCCAACTTGTTGCACTTGGTCATGAATTGGGGTTGCACTTGGATTGTACTGGTTGGAAAATACCACCGTGGGAGAAGGGCCTGAGAAAACGATTGGCTTGGGCACTTTACATGCAGGACAAATGGGGTGCCCTCGTTCACGGGCGGCCATCACACATTTTTGCTACTAACTGGGGCGTTCAGCCTCTAACAGCAAATGACTTTCCTGACGTCGAATGGGACGAGAACGACCcggaggagaagctcgatATTGAGAAGGGAAGGGTGTTGTTTACACGAGTGGTACAACTTTCGGAAATACTCTCCGAAATTCTGGACACTTTCTATACTCTTCAAGCCATGAACACGGTTGCAAATGCAGGTAAACAAGGGACGCAGCTAGTTTTGTCGCTTGCGAAACCCATTCAGCTCAAATTGAAGGAGTGGTACGGAGGCCTACCGCAACTGATTCGCCTCGACTCTTCGTACTCTTCTCTTAACCCTTCATCAAACAGGTTGTCGAGTATTGGATATCTCCATCTGGCATACTTTGCGGCCGAAATTACGCTCCATAGACGAATCATCCGATCATTGGCTTCTCCGTCTAGCTCTGTCGACTCATACGTACAGCACATCTGTCGCAGTGCCGCCAAAGCACGCCTCATCTCTGCCATGGACTTTGTCAACAGACTTGGACCCAACCATTTGCGTTCGTTTTGGTACTTCGCTTCCAAGACTAACTTTGCATTGATTGGCACATTTGGATCTCTCCTTTGGGCAACATCACCTGGGCGCGAGGAAGCGGATTGGTATCGAAGACGTTTGGGAGAGTATAGATGGACTCTCTCAGTTAGCTCGAAACCTGGGGAAGGCAAGGGTTTGACTGAGTTTGCCATGACAATGTTGGATATCTCCACGGGCCTGCTCAAGCAGCTCCCCGAAAAACCCTCCATGAGTAGGAATGGGAGTCATGCGGACCTTTCGGTTTCCGCGCCACCCATTTTCAGTGGTGGCATTCTTGACAGCTTGGGCACCAGGCCCAGTGCGCCAGAAATGAGCGCCATGTATAGTCCACGGAcggatgatgaggaagaagaggaggagataGACAGCAGTGACGATGACATGGAAGACTATCCTACACGGATGTAA